A window of Pan paniscus chromosome X, NHGRI_mPanPan1-v2.0_pri, whole genome shotgun sequence genomic DNA:
GCATAAAGAACTACCGAAagtcaacagtaagaaaacaacccaattgaaaaatgggcaaaagatgtgaatggacacttcaccaaagaggatatacagaaagcagacaagcacatgaaaagctgTTACGCATCACTAGCTATTGGAGAAAGGTAAGTTAAAATTATGATGAGCTACCAATGCGcatatattagttttttttttcttctttttttttcttttcttttcccccagtGCACATATATTAGAATGGCTTGGCCATCTTCACTACAAACTAAATTAGGAGCCTAGCTATGTGAACTTCCTCTTTGATAACCCTCTCCAAGACGCCTCACTTGAACGTGACAAGAGAAATTGGAACCATCTTCTGGTGTCAAGGCCATAATACCTAAGGGAGTGTCACACATACATAAATGCTTGTTCTTCATCATTCCTTCTTCAGATACCCTTGCTTTATGTCACGGAACTCTTTTTACATGAGACTTAGCTCTTCCACATTTGGCTTCTATTTCTCCTATATCTTTAAATTCCACTTTTGTTACCGTGCACGACACTGATGACACTCGGGCTGGGTCTGGAAGCCTTGCTCTGAAAAAAACGTTCCTGGTCTCCTGCCGGGTCATATCTGCAGTTCCAATAGGTTCCACAAGGGGGATGGTGTTACCCAGGTAAGGGCTCTTAGACCGCCTTTAGGACTGGTGGATGAATGAATCAGATAAAAGGCACACAACTAATCCGtctatgcttttaaaataacatcACATTTAAATAACACTATACATGCTGACTAAATAGTAATTATCAAGTTTACTactgaaaagagaaaacattttcttatttcgTTTTCAATTGGTCTACAGATATttgttgaacacctactgtgtgccaagctctCTTCTAAATACtggggaaacaaacaaaatgtatttgaaacaaaatataaaagaaatgataCACTTAGGCTAACTTTAATTAGTGATTATTCTTATTTAACTTTATCTGAATTTCCTTCTGAAGCTTAACTGGCAAATTTACTCTCCTCTTTGATGAAGGGCATAGATAGCAAGGCTTTTTCTCCATGGCAGGCTTCCCATAAAACTCCTCCCACCACGCTTTCCTGTCTAATTTGAATGCTTACAACAACTATCTCGACCAGTGCTTATGAGGGCAATTCAGCCTATTACAAAGGTTTCTTCTACTCCATAACATGTCTTTTTAAAGCACTGTCCACTCAGCCTTTTTCCTGCTATTTTCATTTATGTCCAAAATGCAAGAGACAAAGAACTGGTAGGTAACTCCCGAGTTTCTTCTTCCCTGAAACTTTTATCTGCTATGACATGGTACCTGGTCAAAGAAGTCATTCCCTTAGCTAAGTCTTTTTTTATTCACCATATGTATACTTAGCCCCTCTTTCGCATGAATgcagatttttttaatggaattcaTTCGCACTGCTGTAACATGTATCGTGTTTGCAGTTACAGCCTGCTATGGCCATTTGCTAACACAGACTTCTCCTTCTGAACCTTTGTGATACTTTTGAGTGGAACAAAATGAACACAGtaaagtgttttttgttgttgttgttttggtttttgtttttttggttttttagagatactgtcttgctttgttgcccaggctggtctcaaactcctaggttcaagctatcctctcgctttggcctcccaaattgctaagattataggagtgagccaccgcacctggcctagtagggcagttttgttgttgttgttgtttgttttgttttgttttgttttttcaagacggagtcttgctctgttgcccaagctggagtgcaatggcacgatctcagctcactgcaacctccacctcctgggttcaagcgattctcctgcctccacctcccgagtagcacTCCaatcatgtgccaccatgcccggctaattttttgtatctttagtagagatggggtttcaccgtgttagccaggatggtctcgatctcctgacctcgtgatctgcctgcctcggcctcccaaagtggagtgGTTTTTAATCCGTGTTTACTTTTCAGCATCAAACAGCCTGTACACTGTGGGTAACCTCCCTGCTGGAATATGCAGACTTATCAGTTCAGCACAGGAAAGAGGGTCAAGCTTTTAGAAAGAATTTCCAGAGGTCCCAGAATGGGGATTCAGCTACCAGCCCAATGTGCTCTTCTTCCCATTCACCAAGCCGTGCTGTCCTTTGACCCCAACTTCATGGTTCTGCTCTTTCTTCAATTGAGAGTTTGGCCATCAAGGAGACCCAGATCCAGGGGCTCAGAGGCCTGCCTAGACCACAGCAGAGACAAATGGAGGGCGAGGGGTTGGGGAagaggggagaaggagagaagagtccCACATCAGCCTAGCCCCGCTCCTGTAGTGTAGAGCAGAGGCCGGGGTTATGAGAAGTATACTAAAACTTGAAGAGAACTGAAAGGCTTGAACCCTTTGTGTCTCCCCAGGAGCTATTCCCATTCTCCTTATACCCTACTTTCTGTTATTCAGTAAGTTCTGGCCCTTGGCTGTGCTCTCCTTAGCCTGGCTCGCCTATGATTGGAACACCCACAGTCAAGGTAAGAGACAGGGGCACAATGGTGGTCCTGTTTGGGCCAAGAACGGAAggacagggagagggaggtggagggagagggggagaaccAAGggtaggggagaggggaaggaaggggagggagaagggagagcaaAGCTCAGCAGGGACAGAGGTCTCTACCAGGAAGCTCAGGAAGAATTATGAGGTTGAGGTCTCTGGGCAGGTGCCCCTAGCTTCAGACTATTTTCCTGTCACCTTTCTGGTCGGCTCTAGAGGAGCAGGGGCTTCCTATGTCTTGGGGATTGGATTCAGGGACAGTACTTACAGTTCTGAGGTGTCAGAAGGAGGCCCCTCATGTGACCTGAGGACTGCAGGCAGAACTCTCCTCCTCTGGGAGAGGTAGAGGGACTGCAATGCCCTGTgtactcttcccttcccttctgtaCCCACAGGTGGCAGGCGTTCAGCTTGGGTACGAAACTGGACCCTATGGAAGTATTTCCGAAATTACTTCCCAGTAAAGGTGACCACTCTTCCTCGGGGTGCCCTCAGTCCCTGTTGCCCAGACCCTTGCTCCCTACTCAGCTCCATGTTTTCAGAGGCTTTGGTGGTCAGCAGCGAAGGTCAAGGCCCCGAGTCATAATGCAAAGCAAGGGCCCAAGATGGATGGGCACGTGGGGAAACAGGTGGATGGCAGCCTTTCCTTCACTGGCAAACCCAGGTCAGCCTCTCTGACCATCGTGAGCCCTGGCAATCCTATGACAATGATGACAACCTAGTGAACAGGGATTTGGGGCTCCCAGAGGGAAACATAGGCTACCTGCTGGGATTTTAGTCCACACGtggtttcttccttctttgtaGCCAATGCTCTGACTCAATTTCCCTCTAACAGCTGGTGAAGACTCATGATCTTTCTCCCAAACACAACTACATCATTGCCAATCACCCCCATGGCATTCTctcttttggtgtcttcatcaacTTTGCCACTGAGGCCACTGGCATTGCTCGGATTTTCCCATCCATCACTCCCTTTGTAGGGACCTTAGAAAGGATATTTTGGATCCCAATTGTGCGAGAATATGTGATGTCAATGGGTGAGTATAAGAAataattaattctatttttttacctACTTCAAAGGTGCAACCCCAATAAGTCCTGACAATCACTACCTGCTTGAAGAGTACATGATAGAAAATAAGTCCAGGACACCCTGGGCCCGTAACAGGAGTATGTGGCTAAGCATTAGTTTCTGTCCAAGATCTGGGGAGCAGGGTTTGATTGGGCAGCAGGGGAAGTTATAGGCATTCATAGGAGTCACCAGGACTTTTTTCAGAGGGAGAACCAGAAGGCTGGAATTCAGGACCAATGCCAAAGTGCAAATCGAGGATGAAAGCCAAGAATTAAACACAAATCCAGGGAAAAGCAGGTGTGAATGGGATAGCTCAGGCGAACTTCACCAGGCTCTCTTCTAGGATGTCAGCTGGCCTCTTTGGGCCGGTCATTTGTACACCATGGtgtcttaaaaacattttgaagtCTATCATACTAGCTAAAACCCTCCTGGTCCATGACTTTTATCTCCCTGGAACCCCTTCACACTTGCATAAAATACTAAGGGATAAAGGATAGGAGTTCATCAGAGTATCCAGAACAACTTCCCCATGCTCAGCTTCAAGTCAGGGCACTGTGACAAATGTCTCTCTCTCTGGACAAATAGTCATCCTTCTGGACACCAGAAAACAACTGAAGCCAAACATCAAAAGGTAAGATACATTTCTCTGGAGGGGTCAGGTGGGACCACTAGAGTCCCAGAGGATGCTTCTACTCTGCTCTGAGGTTAGCATGGTCCTGGAGCAGGAATATTTCTCAATGGCTAGAGCCTGGAGGCAATTTCTGCCATCACAGTAGACAATAGAAGGTGAGCGCAGGGCAAAGATGGGAGACAGAAGTGAGAAAGGCTAGATGATTGTTGTTAAACAACAGGGTGTCATTCACATTCCATTATTCATCTACATTTCAGTTTGGCTTGGTCAGGCTCAAGGGTCTGCCTACTCTCCAGAAACCCCAGCCATTGGCTTCCCTTTGGCAGGTTACTCTTAGGGAGGAAGCAGGTTGGTGGTGGCTAGTCTCGATTACCCCTGGAGGAGAGAACTCTGGAGGATCTCCAGTGTTGTCAGCCTGGGCAGAGTGGAAGATGGCTGTGCTTCATGGGTAGAGAGGGATGAGGTGGGCTTAGATACTATTGATTTGAAATGCAGTAGGCTATGGATGGTAGGAGGCAGAGGAGCTCAGTATAGACCCAACTGCAGAAGCACAGACCCCCAAGGCAAACAGCTGACCCTAAGGACCAATCTTAGGCTAGGGCAGTCATAACCCAGGACACGAAGGTCAGAGACAGAAAGGTGGAAACAGCAATAGTCAGAAAACAGAAGAACTGTCTCCAAAAGGAAGAGCCTGGGAAAACCCCTTACCCCATCCTCAGGAATGAAGTTTTTCTACCACTTGACTCTTTGGTTTCACAGGTGTGTGCCCTGTGAGTAGCTCAGCCTTGAAGTACTTGCTGACCCAGAAAGGCTCAGGCAATGCCGTGGTTATTGTGGTGGGTGGAGCTGCTGAAGCTCTCTTGTGCCGACCAGGAGCCTCCACTCTCTTCCTCAAGCAGCGTAAAGGTTTTGTGAAGATGGCACTGCAAACAGGGTGGGTTCCAAGGTTCTAGTGCTCTGTTGTCAGGGTGCCATAGGCCCTCTGTAGCCCTCTCCAGAATGGTGCCCTCCCTGGGCACCTGTTAGAGGGCCCCCATCTTCACTCTAATTCCTTCTGTCTACCCCCTCACATTGTGCCTTAGGGATGTTTGGGCCTCCAGATACATTTCAGTGGGCACTTTTCTTACTTGAAGTTGGAGAAAGAACAGCAGAAGAAAACCTTTTACTTTCTGCCCATTGGCCTGGTAGGCTGGAGGTCTGGGAAAGTGGGGCTTCACTCTATATCAACCTGTTAACTGAGAGGCCCTAAGAATCTACCAACTGCAAGGGAGGCACTAGCTTTGATACCGTGAGGATCAAAAAGATAAGACATGACCCCAAAGAGCATACAATCTGGTTTGAGAAATAGacctcattcattcagcagttacGGAACACCCACTGTATATCAGGCATAGTACTAGGCATTTAGgatataaaagtaaataagaCCTGGTCCTTGCAAACTCACAGTCCAATACGGAAGAAGACAGACCCATGCACATATAATTACCAAATACATGCAGAATCCAACCACTTACTACCTAGACTACCACCCCTTGGTTTACTACCACCATCTCTCCCCTTGGTTGATTACAACACTTCTAACTGCTCTTCCTGTATCTattcccacctcccccaccccaagaGTCTATTCCCAGCTTCAGCCAGGATGATCCTGTTAAACATGAGTCAGATCATGTTACTTCTCAAAATAATCCAATGGCTCCCAtgtcactcagagtaaaagccaaagtctttATAGGGGCTTGCAAGACACGGAATAATCTGATCTATAGCTGCCTCTCTGTCCTCATCACTCACTTCTCTTCCCACTCTCTCACTCCATCATAGCTATACCGGCCTCTTTGCTGTCCCTCAAGCAGGCCACCCGCTCCTGCTTTAGGGTCTTTGCTTTAGCTGTTCCCTTGGAACACTATTCCTCCAAATGACTGCTTGGCTCATTCCTTtatctccttcaagtctttgctcaaatgtctcTTCTCAATACGGTTATCTGACCATCTTGCTCTATTTTTTGCCGGTTACACTTGTCTTCTTATAGCtcatccattttatttatttgtttaccaactattttcaatgtttattgtctgtcttcctccCAGAAAAAGTAAACTCCAtgaacacagaatttttaaaaatccattgtaTTCACTGGTGCATCTCCAGGGCCTAAAACAGTGCTGGCACATAGAAAGAgcttaatatttgttaaataaatggaaCACTACAATGGAAATGTGTACAAAGTGCCACGTGAGCACCAATTTATGGAAAGATCTTGACCCAGAATAGAGGTTTCATAGGTGGGTAACATCTGAACTGTGAATTGAAATATTGGTAGGAGTTGCCAGGCAGAccaaaagggagaaagaactcAGGCATTCAGTGAGGACCTATGGCATGTCAAGTGCTATGCCAGGGCCTAGGGATTCAAAGATGAATATGACCCAGTTCTTGCCTTTGATTGGCTTGCTGTCTACTGGGGGAGTCAGGCAAGTAAGGAGATGACTATAATACACGGTTGGGGCAGCGTTAGTGTAGAAGAGAGGTAAGCACTAGATGAGGGGTACCTAATCCGCATTGGGGGAAATGAAGTGGTCAAACAAAGTTGCTTTAAGGGGATGAGATTGGGACTGAGTGCAAAATTGAATGAGCCACATAAAGACAGAAGGAAGACACTTCCGACAGAGGGAGCAGAATGTACAAAGACACAGAGATGAGAGAGTACGAGGCACACTTAATATGGCTAAGCAGATTGCAAGGAAAGAGTGGGGAGAGGGAAAGCTAGCCAAGGAGGGAAGGCTAGAGCAAAAAGCCGTAAGGAAGCAGCATGGTGCAAACTGAGGAGCTCTGGAAGAGTTTGAGAGGAGTGGCATGTCCAGATATGCAGTTTATGAAGAACACTCTGCATGCTGGATGCAATGAAGACAGAGCTTTTGAGATTAGTTTCTCCCTATAACAGGACAAGGCAGAGCAGCAGCTCCCTTCAGAGAGTTCAGTTGGGAGAGTGAGGCATGGCAGGAATGGGACATGAAGATGGAGATGTTTGGGTGCTTGGGTTCTTGTCCTATAATGGGGAGGTTGGAGAGGTTTCCCAACTTGGAGAGGATTTTTCCGGGGATCTTCCTCAGAGAGCTCACACTCCTGCCCCTCTCTTTGCAGGGCATACCTTGTCCCTTCATATTCCTTTGGTGAGAACGAAGTTTTCAATCAGGAGACCTTCCCTGAGGGCACGTGGTTAAGGTTGTTCCAAAAAACCTTCCAGGACACATTCAAAAAAATCCTGGGACTAAATTTCTGTACCTTCCATGGCCGGGGCTTCACTCGCGGATCCTGGGGCTTCCTGCCTTTCAATCGGCCCATTACCACTGTTGGTGAGCTTTCCCTTATCTCCGGATGACCTGTTACTTCATTCACTTCCCACCCACTTTAAATCATCCATCAAGTCCAGGGGGACCCAACTCACATCTGGGATGGGCAACGGGTGTGGTTAAGAGCAGGGTGGGTAGGACAACTAAACAGATAAGAGTTGTGGCCATTCATGGATGTGACATCAGCATCTGCTACAAGAGCATCACCATTCGCACACATTCTGTCACCACTCTCCTGAGCTTGCTTGCATTCTCTTGAGCATGGGTTTGATTAGATGATCAGAGAACAGGGGCCAGGATGAGACTGgagcaaagggaaagaaagaaagaaggggaggaaAGCCAGACACTGAGTTTCAGTACATGGCTCCCAGTGAGGGATGAGTAGGTTGAGTTGAGGGGGGAACTCTGAtgtttgtctcttttcttttttcatagttGGGGAACCCCTTCCAATTCCCAGAATTAAGAGGCCAAACCAGAAGACAGTAGACAAGTATCACGCACTCTACATCAGTGCCCTGCGCAAGCTCTTTGACCAACACAAAGTTGAATATGGCCTCCCTGAGACCCAAGAGCTGACAATTACATAACAGGAGCCACATTCCCCATTGATCAACCCCcaaagccatgagggatccaagTAGAGccacagaaaaagaagaattcCAGGAGAGGGAAAGATCGTAAGGATGAGAGAGGAGACCATCCAAGccagaaattatttaataaatcagAGTTTTAGCAATAGAGTcctctcccaagtggctgaggcaggcttAGGGGAAAGAACCAGAGGGGCAGGGGAGGACTGGGGAGGGCTGGCTAGCCAGAGGAGTTGGCTGTATCACCCCTGGTTATTTTAGGGCAACAACCCAGTTGGGGAGTCTTATGAATCATTCCAGCCAACTCTCTGATCACAAAGAATACTGTGCCCCTTTCTCCTAAACCTTAGTTCACCATCACTACGTAGGTTTAGACTTAGAAGCTTTATTTGGAACAGGGATAGTTTGTTTCCTCTTGGTCCTTTCCTTACAACTTGGGAACTGCCACAAGGTAAACCAGGGACCTGAACTGTAGCTGCCTGGTCCAAGCAGACAGGATTCCATCAGTTGTGATAGAGTTCTAGATTGGCAATGCAGTTACATTGtttcttctttgaaaataaagttcTAGACATATAAAACAGGATACCACTATTTCCTGATTATTCTGTGGTTTGCTATTGGGCTTCCCTCAAACCTAAGATTTTCCCTTCTGGCCAGAAAGCTGCTCTATGGAGAgccattttcctcttctttatttaCCCTTCATACTTCCCCGGACAGAAAAGGTGGGGGAATGGAACCATAGCTGCTGCAAAGTGTAAGAGACAGGAGCAG
This region includes:
- the DGAT2L6 gene encoding diacylglycerol O-acyltransferase 2-like protein 6; this encodes MAFFSQLDLQEGLQTFFVLQWIPVYIFLGAIPILLIPYFLLFSKFWPLAVLSLAWLAYDWNTHSQGGRRSAWVRNWTLWKYFRNYFPVKLVKTHDLSPKHNYIIANHPHGILSFGVFINFATEATGIARIFPSITPFVGTLERIFWIPIVREYVMSMGVCPVSSSALKYLLTQKGSGNAVVIVVGGAAEALLCRPGASTLFLKQRKGFVKMALQTGAYLVPSYSFGENEVFNQETFPEGTWLRLFQKTFQDTFKKILGLNFCTFHGRGFTRGSWGFLPFNRPITTVVGEPLPIPRIKRPNQKTVDKYHALYISALRKLFDQHKVEYGLPETQELTIT